A single genomic interval of Hoplias malabaricus isolate fHopMal1 chromosome 7, fHopMal1.hap1, whole genome shotgun sequence harbors:
- the lft1 gene encoding lefty1 encodes MAWRVLLSALLLAAAAVEGFSQEQMKGEMLKQLGLSELPKLHKRDLENLVVPAHIKSKYVNLLKLHHSSRRKKRSLPSLAGILRGIPGNADISGEFVYSDTTRQRVVFEMDTRIPQNSEVTMAELRLYKKAPQRRLMTARRTQRPVSSARVSIYWVELRQSGNRSSLVDSRLIPIHETGWMSFDVTQAVHYWSKSQQEGPLHLEVWIEGERPGSYASEMAKSVRFTGQDPSDNTLGKPELVLYTLNLEEYGSHGDCGGSRSEGRCCREEYFINFRALSWTQYWIIEPAGYQAFRCGGGCRQPERRFGYGERRCAVAESAPLPMMYLVKKGDYTEIEVAEFPNMIVEKCGCSMDNISVV; translated from the exons ATGGCGTGGCGTGTGTTGTTGAGCGCGCTCTTGCTGGCGGCAGCGGCGGTGGAGGGCTTCTCTCAGGAGCAGATGAAAGGCGAGATGCTGAAGCAGCTGGGACTCAGCGAGCTGCCCAAGCTCCACAAACGCGACCTGGAGAACCTCGTAGTTCCCGCGCACATTAAAAGCAAGTACGTGAACTTGCTGAAGCTCCACCACAGCAGCAGGAGGAAGAAGCGCTCTCTGCCCAGTCTGGCGGGTATCCTCCGGGGAATCCCAGGAAACGCAG atatcTCAGGAGAGTTTGTCTACTCAGACACGACTCGGCAGCGCGTGGTGTTTGAAATGGACACGCGGATTCCGCAGAACAGTGAAGTGACCATGGCAGAGCTGAGGCTCTATAAGAAAGCCCCGCAAAGGCGCTTAATGACAGCACGCAGGACCCAGCGACCCGTCAGCAGCGCACGCGTCAGTATCTACTGGGTGGAGCTTCGGCAGAGTGGGAACAGGTCATCCCTCGTGGACTCACG actaatCCCTATTCATGAGACTGGCTGGATGAGTTTCGATGTGACCCAGGCTGTGCATTACTGGTCCAAAAGTCAGCAGGAGGGCCCCCTGCACCTGGAGGTGTGGATTGAGGGAGAGAGGCCAGGCAGCTACGCATCTGAAATGGCTAAAAGTGTCCGCTTCACTGGCCAGGACCCCAGTGATAACACATTGGGCAAACCAGAGCTAGTTCTCTATACACTGAACCTTGAAGAATATGG CTCTCATGGTGATTGTGGGGGAAGCAGATCAGAGGGTCGCTGCTGCAGGGAGGAGTATTTCATCAATTTCCGAGCCCTGAGCTGGACTCAGTACTGGATCATTGAGCCGGCAGGTTATCAGGCGTTCCGCTGTGGGGGAGGCTGCCGGCAGCCTGAGCGTCGCTTTGGCTATGGAGAGAGGAGGTGTGCCGTGGCAGAAAGTGCCCCTCTACCCATGATGTACTTGGTGAAGAAAGGCGACTACACAGAGATAGAAGTGGCTGAGTTCCCCAACATGATTGTGGAGAAGTGTGGCTGCTCTATGGACAATATTTCGGTGGTGTGA